In Catalinimonas alkaloidigena, a single genomic region encodes these proteins:
- a CDS encoding MGH1-like glycoside hydrolase domain-containing protein, with protein MTEEEKRLHEGPPTWRKWGTYLSERAWGTVREDYSANGDAWNFFPHDHARSRVYRWNEDGLLGFCDENQLLCFALALWNGQDPILKERFFGLTNSQGNHGEDVKEYFFYLDNTPTHAWCRALYKYPQRAFPYDHLVQENGRRTRNDPEFELMDTGIFAQNRYFDVEVVYAKAAPEDLLIEIRVTNQGPEEATLDVLPTLWFRNRWSWYRNGGAVARPQLRRLTTNPHEPLVIEAEQEELGKRWLLCQHDAHAELLFTENETNDQRLFGVPNATPYVKDAFHEYVIRGVQEAVNPAGVGTKAAVRYRLTVAPGATQTLRLRLTNRYPLSAALEAPFEAILAQRKQEADAFYQTVSPAGCHEDLQRIQRQALAGLLWSKQFYHYDLTRWLKGDSTQPRPPETRWQGRNHHWPHLNNRDLLLMPDPWEYPWYAAWDLAFHCIPMALIDADFAKQQLILLLREWYMHPNGQLPAYEWNFSDVNPPVHAWAALRVFRIERRLRGKGDTAFLEKVFHKLLLNFTWWVNRKDLEGHNLFQGGFLGLDNIGVFDRSAPLPDGGRLDQSDATAWMAMFCLNMLAISLELASQDPTYEDVATKFLEHFFYIAYAINDRPIASHRNEIDLWDNRDDFYYDVLHQPGQPPRYLRVRSLVGLIPLLAVDTIDDDLLKRLPHFADRMEWFMKNRPDLCANAASVSRRGKNERRLFSVVDEERLRKVLAYMLDENEFLSPYGLRSLSKFHQEHPYRLDLDNETHVVDYQPAESNSDLFGGNSNWRGPVWFPINYLLIEALQKFDYYYGESFKVEYPTGSGHELTLWEVSVELSKRMIGLFGRNAQGHRPVFGDNETFQHDPHWRDLIPFHEYFHGDNGAGLGASHQTGWTALVAKLIQQSGNRPSS; from the coding sequence ATGACCGAAGAAGAAAAGCGACTACACGAAGGGCCGCCCACCTGGCGAAAATGGGGCACTTACCTGAGCGAACGCGCCTGGGGAACCGTCCGGGAAGATTACAGCGCCAACGGCGATGCCTGGAATTTCTTTCCGCACGACCACGCCCGCAGCCGCGTCTACCGCTGGAACGAAGACGGTCTGCTGGGCTTTTGCGACGAAAACCAGCTGCTGTGCTTTGCGCTGGCGTTGTGGAACGGACAGGACCCTATTCTGAAAGAGCGCTTTTTTGGCCTGACCAACAGCCAGGGCAACCACGGGGAAGATGTGAAAGAGTACTTTTTCTACCTGGACAACACCCCGACGCACGCCTGGTGCCGGGCGCTTTACAAGTACCCGCAGCGGGCATTTCCGTACGATCATCTGGTGCAGGAAAACGGCCGCCGGACGCGCAACGACCCGGAATTTGAGTTGATGGACACTGGCATTTTTGCGCAGAACCGCTACTTCGATGTGGAGGTGGTCTACGCCAAAGCCGCACCGGAAGACCTCCTGATCGAAATTCGGGTCACGAACCAAGGTCCCGAAGAGGCAACCCTCGACGTGCTGCCGACCCTCTGGTTCCGCAACCGTTGGTCGTGGTACCGCAACGGCGGGGCGGTCGCCCGGCCGCAACTGCGCCGCCTTACCACCAACCCGCACGAGCCGCTGGTGATCGAAGCGGAGCAGGAAGAACTGGGCAAGCGGTGGCTGCTGTGCCAGCACGATGCCCACGCAGAGCTTCTGTTCACCGAAAACGAAACGAACGATCAGCGGTTGTTCGGCGTGCCCAACGCGACGCCGTACGTCAAAGATGCCTTCCACGAGTACGTAATCCGGGGCGTGCAGGAGGCCGTCAACCCCGCAGGCGTCGGGACCAAAGCCGCCGTACGCTATCGCCTCACGGTAGCACCGGGTGCCACGCAGACCCTACGGCTGCGCCTCACCAACCGCTATCCTCTTTCGGCAGCGCTGGAAGCCCCTTTTGAGGCCATTCTGGCGCAGCGTAAACAAGAGGCCGATGCCTTTTACCAGACCGTGTCGCCGGCCGGTTGTCACGAAGACCTGCAACGCATCCAACGGCAGGCGCTGGCCGGTTTGCTCTGGAGCAAGCAGTTCTATCATTATGACCTGACGCGCTGGCTAAAGGGCGACTCCACCCAACCCCGGCCGCCGGAAACACGCTGGCAAGGGCGCAACCACCATTGGCCTCACCTCAACAACCGCGACCTTTTGCTGATGCCCGACCCGTGGGAGTATCCCTGGTACGCCGCCTGGGACCTGGCGTTTCATTGCATTCCGATGGCGCTGATCGACGCCGATTTTGCCAAACAGCAACTGATTCTGCTTCTGCGCGAGTGGTACATGCACCCCAACGGCCAGCTGCCCGCCTACGAGTGGAACTTCAGCGACGTGAACCCGCCAGTCCATGCCTGGGCCGCCCTGCGTGTGTTCCGCATCGAACGGCGGCTGCGTGGCAAGGGCGATACAGCTTTTCTCGAAAAAGTATTCCACAAACTGCTGCTCAACTTCACATGGTGGGTCAACCGCAAGGACCTGGAAGGCCACAACCTGTTCCAGGGAGGGTTTCTGGGGCTGGACAACATCGGCGTCTTTGACCGAAGCGCCCCCCTGCCGGACGGCGGAAGGCTCGACCAGTCGGACGCGACGGCCTGGATGGCCATGTTCTGCCTCAACATGCTGGCCATCAGCCTGGAACTGGCTAGCCAGGACCCTACGTACGAGGACGTGGCGACCAAGTTTCTGGAGCATTTTTTCTACATCGCCTACGCCATCAACGACCGCCCCATCGCCAGCCACCGCAACGAGATCGACCTGTGGGACAACCGCGACGATTTCTACTATGACGTGCTGCACCAGCCCGGCCAACCGCCCCGGTACCTGCGCGTCCGCTCGCTGGTAGGCCTGATTCCCTTGCTGGCGGTCGACACCATCGACGACGACTTGTTGAAGCGCCTGCCCCATTTTGCCGACCGCATGGAGTGGTTCATGAAAAACCGCCCCGACCTGTGTGCCAACGCCGCCTCGGTGAGCCGCCGGGGCAAAAACGAACGGCGTCTGTTTTCGGTGGTCGACGAAGAGCGTCTGCGCAAAGTCCTGGCCTACATGCTCGACGAAAACGAGTTTTTATCGCCCTACGGCCTGCGTTCTCTGTCCAAATTTCACCAGGAGCATCCGTATCGGCTGGACCTGGACAACGAAACCCACGTGGTCGACTACCAACCGGCCGAGTCGAACAGTGACTTGTTCGGAGGCAATTCCAACTGGCGCGGCCCCGTCTGGTTTCCGATCAATTACCTGCTGATCGAGGCGCTGCAGAAATTCGATTACTACTACGGCGAGTCGTTCAAGGTAGAATATCCCACGGGCTCAGGGCACGAACTGACCCTCTGGGAAGTGTCGGTCGAGCTGTCGAAGCGGATGATCGGCCTGTTCGGCCGCAATGCGCAGGGCCACCGCCCGGTGTTCGGCGACAACGAAACGTTTCAGCACGATCCGCACTGGCGTGACCTGATTCCGTTCCACGAGTACTTCCACGGCGACAACGGCGCGGGGCTGGGCGCTTCGCACCAAACGGGCTGGACGGCGCTGGTCGCCAAGCTGATTCAACAAAGCGGCAACCGCCCCTCCAGCTAA
- a CDS encoding heavy metal translocating P-type ATPase, whose translation METETTHPIELNVEGMTCTNCALGVRRYLEKEGAQDVNVDFASSEATFTLPQADRLKEVMKGIERLGYQVSTRGETPASDKSGLLPIEKKFYVSLIFTLPLLLHMVVSWHWLHHPYVQLALATPVYLIGAWHFGRSAWSSLRTGVPNMDVLIILGTTAAFIYSLTGTLLHLGPDYLFYETAASIVSIVLLGNVLEHRAVKKTTSSVEALVRLQRPTARLVTVDENTGAETITEVAAAQVHVGQRLLIATGEGIPVDGEVVRGEGSVDEAMLTGESLPVDKKPGDRVVGGTVLQEGSLRVEATAVGRATVLSQIIDMVKNAQAQKPSVQKLADRVSAIFVPVVLGIALLTFVLNLWLADAAFQTAMLRAIAVLVIACPCAMGLAVPTAVITGIGRSARHGVLIKGADTLERLNQVRTVVFDKTGTLTTGRFAIRQLQAYDRTEETVRTLLYNLEKHSRHPIAQSVVAALAGAPEVPLLDVEEVRGKGIRARTPEGTQVAVGSKRMLTAVPVLAGEGPDEPPLPDADLFVWEDDRLIGAVWIEDEIKPHAADVVRFLNQQGIETVLLSGDRQEKCERLASQVGIRRVLAEQLPEEKLRAIETFSAQHPTAMVGDGINDAPALARATVGISLSNATQVAIQSAQVILLHDDLRYLRDAFRTGSRTIQVIKQNLFWAFFYNVLAIPLAAVGMLSPMIAALAMAGSDVVVIFNSLRLRFMKSDRV comes from the coding sequence ATGGAAACCGAAACTACGCATCCGATAGAACTCAACGTCGAGGGCATGACCTGCACCAACTGTGCCCTGGGCGTGCGCCGCTACCTCGAAAAAGAGGGCGCTCAGGACGTGAACGTCGATTTTGCTTCGTCGGAAGCAACGTTCACGTTGCCGCAGGCCGACCGCCTGAAGGAAGTCATGAAAGGCATCGAGCGCCTCGGCTATCAGGTCAGTACCCGCGGGGAAACACCCGCTTCCGACAAAAGCGGCTTGCTGCCCATCGAAAAGAAATTTTACGTCAGCCTGATTTTCACCCTACCGTTGCTGCTCCACATGGTGGTGTCGTGGCACTGGTTGCACCATCCGTACGTGCAGCTTGCGCTGGCCACCCCGGTGTACTTAATTGGGGCCTGGCACTTTGGCCGCAGCGCGTGGAGTTCGCTTCGTACGGGCGTCCCGAACATGGATGTGCTGATCATTCTGGGCACGACGGCGGCGTTTATCTACAGCCTGACCGGCACGCTGCTGCACCTCGGTCCCGACTACCTTTTTTATGAAACGGCGGCCAGCATCGTTTCCATCGTGTTGCTGGGCAATGTGTTGGAACACCGGGCCGTCAAAAAAACCACTTCGTCGGTGGAAGCGCTGGTGCGCCTGCAACGCCCCACGGCGCGCCTGGTCACCGTAGACGAGAACACCGGAGCAGAAACCATTACGGAAGTAGCGGCCGCACAGGTGCATGTCGGACAACGTCTGCTGATCGCCACCGGCGAGGGCATTCCGGTCGATGGCGAAGTTGTGCGTGGCGAAGGCAGTGTCGACGAAGCCATGCTGACAGGCGAGAGCCTGCCGGTCGATAAAAAGCCGGGCGATCGGGTGGTTGGCGGCACGGTGCTCCAGGAAGGCAGCCTGCGCGTGGAAGCGACGGCCGTCGGGCGCGCGACGGTGCTCTCGCAAATCATCGACATGGTCAAAAACGCACAGGCGCAAAAGCCGTCGGTGCAGAAGCTGGCCGACCGCGTCAGCGCCATTTTTGTGCCGGTCGTGCTGGGCATTGCTCTGCTGACCTTTGTCCTGAACCTCTGGCTGGCCGATGCCGCCTTTCAGACGGCGATGCTACGGGCCATTGCGGTGCTGGTCATTGCCTGCCCGTGTGCCATGGGGCTGGCCGTACCCACCGCCGTGATTACGGGCATCGGTCGCTCGGCGCGGCACGGCGTGCTGATCAAAGGCGCCGACACGCTGGAGCGCCTCAACCAGGTGCGTACGGTAGTTTTCGACAAGACGGGCACCCTCACGACGGGGCGTTTCGCCATCCGGCAGTTGCAGGCCTACGACCGCACCGAAGAGACCGTGCGCACGCTGCTCTATAACCTGGAAAAACACTCGCGCCACCCCATTGCGCAGTCGGTGGTGGCGGCGCTGGCGGGGGCGCCCGAGGTGCCGTTGTTGGACGTGGAAGAGGTACGGGGCAAGGGCATCCGTGCCCGGACGCCGGAGGGAACGCAGGTCGCCGTCGGCTCGAAGCGCATGCTGACGGCCGTACCCGTGCTGGCCGGTGAAGGTCCTGATGAACCGCCCCTTCCCGATGCCGATTTATTCGTGTGGGAAGACGATCGCCTGATCGGCGCGGTGTGGATCGAAGACGAGATCAAGCCGCATGCCGCCGACGTCGTACGCTTTTTGAACCAACAGGGCATCGAAACGGTACTGTTGAGTGGCGACCGGCAGGAAAAATGCGAACGCCTTGCCAGCCAGGTCGGCATCCGACGTGTGCTGGCCGAGCAATTGCCCGAAGAAAAACTCCGCGCGATCGAAACGTTTTCAGCGCAGCATCCTACCGCCATGGTGGGCGACGGCATCAATGATGCGCCGGCCCTGGCCCGCGCTACCGTCGGCATTTCGCTCAGCAACGCTACCCAGGTCGCCATCCAGTCGGCGCAGGTCATTCTGTTGCACGACGACCTGCGTTACCTCCGCGATGCGTTTCGCACGGGCAGCCGGACCATCCAAGTCATCAAACAGAACTTATTCTGGGCGTTTTTCTACAACGTCCTGGCCATTCCGCTGGCAGCGGTGGGCATGCTCAGCCCGATGATTGCCGCCCTGGCCATGGCAGGTTCGGACGTAGTCGTTATTTTCAATTCCCTGCGGCTGCGTTTCATGAAGTCGGATCGCGTGTAA
- a CDS encoding DUF3347 domain-containing protein, giving the protein MKKAPLFFLLLLLGGMVASCDQPRQQAAYENEAASDEPQKLVDKDYPGFQGELYKVVENYLLVKDALVESDSVAVRDAADGLRRELVDSSIDSLDESQQEQWLDIKEKLDGLAEQMAGTDNLEEQRTAFSQLSQELSAAVKEFHLPEGETLYQQYCPMAFDNEGAFWLSSNEKIRNPYFGDQMLECGRVDETLTY; this is encoded by the coding sequence ATGAAAAAAGCACCTCTCTTCTTTTTACTCCTTCTGCTGGGCGGTATGGTAGCCAGTTGCGACCAACCCCGACAGCAAGCCGCCTACGAAAACGAAGCGGCCTCGGACGAGCCTCAAAAACTTGTGGACAAGGACTACCCTGGCTTTCAGGGCGAATTATACAAAGTAGTCGAGAACTACCTGCTGGTGAAAGACGCCCTGGTGGAGTCTGACTCAGTGGCGGTGCGCGATGCGGCCGATGGCCTGCGCCGGGAACTGGTCGACTCCAGCATCGACTCGCTGGACGAAAGCCAGCAGGAACAGTGGCTCGATATCAAGGAAAAACTAGACGGGCTGGCCGAGCAAATGGCCGGCACCGACAACCTGGAAGAACAGCGGACTGCCTTTTCGCAGCTTTCGCAAGAGCTTTCCGCGGCGGTAAAGGAATTTCATCTGCCCGAAGGCGAAACGTTGTACCAACAATATTGCCCCATGGCGTTCGATAACGAAGGCGCGTTCTGGCTTTCGAGCAACGAGAAGATCCGCAACCCTTACTTTGGCGATCAGATGCTGGAATGCGGTCGCGTCGACGAGACGCTCACGTACTAG
- a CDS encoding tetratricopeptide repeat protein codes for MLRSTLVFLLLLGSLVLTGKAWAQPVAPGIPNDTVAYDPPGAAEALYAQGIKYYTGDGVAQDYAQALEYFLQAAAQNHAWGAYMAGQLYYIGVPGVPQDLSKAVELYVQAATLGLAEPQFLVGTAFYEGQLVQQDYQAAAEWWQKAADQGRADAQYALGVLYQNGEGVAQDLSKATAWFEKAADQGNADAAKALQGLSSTQK; via the coding sequence ATGTTACGCTCCACCTTAGTTTTTCTTCTGTTGCTAGGCAGCCTTGTGCTGACAGGCAAAGCATGGGCCCAACCTGTTGCGCCGGGCATACCCAACGACACGGTAGCTTACGACCCTCCCGGTGCCGCCGAGGCACTTTATGCGCAGGGAATCAAGTATTACACCGGCGATGGCGTGGCGCAGGATTACGCACAGGCCCTGGAGTATTTCTTACAGGCTGCCGCACAAAACCACGCCTGGGGCGCTTACATGGCCGGTCAGCTTTACTACATCGGGGTGCCTGGCGTGCCGCAAGACTTATCCAAAGCCGTCGAACTGTACGTGCAGGCGGCTACCTTGGGGTTGGCGGAGCCCCAGTTTCTGGTGGGCACTGCGTTTTACGAAGGGCAACTGGTGCAGCAAGACTACCAGGCGGCTGCGGAATGGTGGCAGAAGGCGGCCGATCAGGGACGCGCCGACGCGCAATATGCGCTGGGCGTGCTGTACCAGAACGGGGAGGGCGTAGCGCAAGATCTGTCGAAAGCGACGGCGTGGTTTGAGAAGGCCGCCGACCAGGGCAATGCCGACGCCGCCAAGGCCTTGCAGGGACTGAGTTCTACCCAGAAGTAG
- a CDS encoding DNA-3-methyladenine glycosylase I, which produces MKTRCTWAEGKFPAYALYHDEEWGVPVFDDRKHFEFLVLEAAQAGLSWATVLRRREGYRRAFADFDPGQVARFDEARIEALCQDASIIRNRAKIRATVHNAHRFLELQQEFGSFSTYLWGFVDGKPIVNTWASSAEVPARTALSDRVSADLQKRGFKFVGSVVIYAHLQACGLVNDHTTDCYRWAQVQH; this is translated from the coding sequence ATGAAAACCCGTTGCACCTGGGCCGAGGGAAAGTTTCCGGCCTACGCCCTTTACCACGACGAAGAGTGGGGCGTGCCCGTGTTCGACGACCGCAAGCACTTCGAATTTCTGGTTTTGGAAGCCGCGCAGGCGGGCTTGAGCTGGGCTACCGTATTGCGTCGCCGCGAAGGGTACCGGCGTGCCTTTGCCGACTTCGATCCGGGACAGGTCGCCCGGTTCGACGAAGCACGCATCGAGGCGCTTTGTCAGGACGCCAGCATCATCCGCAACCGCGCTAAAATTCGGGCGACGGTACACAACGCCCACCGTTTTCTGGAACTACAGCAGGAATTCGGAAGCTTCAGCACGTACCTCTGGGGATTTGTCGACGGAAAACCGATTGTCAACACGTGGGCTTCGTCTGCGGAAGTGCCCGCCCGCACAGCACTGTCGGACCGGGTAAGTGCCGACCTGCAAAAGCGAGGGTTCAAGTTTGTGGGCAGTGTGGTGATCTACGCGCATTTGCAGGCATGCGGGTTGGTTAACGACCACACAACTGACTGCTACCGCTGGGCTCAGGTACAGCACTAA
- the bshC gene encoding bacillithiol biosynthesis cysteine-adding enzyme BshC, translated as MLSHRVPLAQTPFFSSLFQDYITRKESVAPFYQHYPAPEHFEQIIRAKAASFPTEQRERLAEVWKEQYASVYMHPQAAENLNALTDERTFTVTTGHQLNIFSGPLYFMYKIVTTINTARELARRYPDYRFVPVYWMATEDHDFEEINHFTLFGKRYEWQTDQQGAVGRFQPNGLTEVVAQLAEHVPLFERAYADHPTLAAATRYFVNELFGKEGLLVLDADHATLKQTLRPVVEADLFDHVTLQESEKTNRQLEEAGYKQQIYVREINFFYLDDQRRERIEQKDDRFYVLNTDLSFSADELRQLLADHPERFSPNVALRPLYQELILPNLAYIGGPAEVAYWLQLKGIFDHFDVPFPAVMPRNFALVVNKPNQRRVDKLGLPPALLLQPEEDIKAWYMEETLGQRVELNEESTQMAALFEAIRQKAVAIDPTLEGFVGAEARKAEKVLETIGKRVRKAEEKQEETALQQITTLKDKLFPEGNLQERTENFLSFYLNDSAFLHQLLETLEPFDFSFFILTDHA; from the coding sequence ATGCTCAGCCACCGCGTTCCTCTGGCGCAAACCCCTTTCTTTTCGTCGCTTTTCCAGGACTACATTACCCGGAAAGAAAGTGTGGCTCCCTTTTACCAGCACTACCCTGCGCCTGAGCATTTCGAGCAGATCATCCGGGCCAAAGCCGCCTCGTTCCCGACCGAACAGCGCGAGCGCCTCGCCGAGGTGTGGAAAGAACAATACGCCAGCGTGTACATGCACCCGCAGGCGGCGGAGAACCTGAACGCGCTGACTGACGAACGGACTTTCACCGTTACGACCGGTCACCAGCTCAACATCTTCAGCGGTCCGCTGTACTTTATGTACAAGATCGTTACGACCATCAACACCGCCCGCGAACTGGCCCGGCGCTATCCCGACTACCGGTTTGTGCCGGTCTACTGGATGGCCACCGAAGACCACGATTTCGAGGAGATCAATCACTTTACGTTGTTCGGCAAGCGCTACGAGTGGCAAACCGACCAACAGGGGGCCGTGGGGCGTTTCCAGCCGAACGGCCTGACCGAAGTGGTGGCACAACTGGCCGAACACGTACCGCTGTTTGAGCGGGCGTATGCCGACCACCCGACCCTGGCCGCCGCCACGCGCTACTTTGTGAATGAATTGTTCGGCAAAGAAGGGCTGCTGGTGCTCGATGCCGACCACGCGACCTTGAAGCAAACGCTTCGCCCGGTGGTGGAGGCCGATCTGTTCGATCACGTCACGTTGCAAGAATCGGAGAAAACCAACCGTCAACTGGAAGAGGCGGGCTACAAACAACAGATATACGTTCGGGAAATTAATTTCTTCTACCTGGACGATCAGCGCCGCGAGCGGATTGAACAAAAAGACGATCGCTTCTACGTCCTCAACACGGACCTGTCGTTCTCGGCTGACGAACTGCGTCAACTGCTGGCCGACCATCCGGAACGGTTCAGCCCTAACGTGGCGTTGCGCCCGCTGTACCAGGAACTGATTCTGCCAAACCTGGCCTACATCGGAGGTCCCGCCGAAGTGGCCTACTGGTTGCAACTGAAAGGGATTTTCGACCATTTCGACGTGCCCTTCCCGGCCGTGATGCCCCGCAATTTTGCATTGGTGGTCAACAAACCGAACCAACGGCGCGTCGACAAACTAGGCTTGCCTCCCGCCCTGCTGCTGCAGCCGGAAGAGGACATCAAGGCATGGTACATGGAAGAGACGCTGGGGCAACGGGTTGAACTAAACGAAGAGTCGACGCAGATGGCTGCGCTGTTCGAAGCTATTCGCCAGAAGGCCGTGGCTATCGATCCTACGCTCGAAGGGTTTGTAGGCGCCGAAGCGCGGAAGGCCGAAAAGGTGCTGGAGACGATCGGCAAGCGTGTACGAAAGGCCGAAGAAAAGCAGGAAGAGACGGCACTGCAACAGATTACAACACTCAAAGACAAGCTGTTTCCGGAGGGCAACCTGCAGGAACGTACCGAAAATTTTCTATCTTTCTACCTGAATGATAGTGCATTCCTCCACCAACTGCTAGAAACTTTAGAGCCATTCGATTTCAGCTTTTTTATACTGACTGATCATGCTTAA
- a CDS encoding 5-formyltetrahydrofolate cyclo-ligase: MLKREARAESLRMRETLKGPDVDKKSKTICQRFIDKFGPQLSQTRVLHVFLSMPIRKEVNTNYIIEAIEQDYANVQLVTSYITDFENSVMQTTRFKLSDELISNKWGVPEPIEVWPVDAKEIDLVLIPLLAFDKQGHRVGYGKAFYDRFLHHCRPDALRIGVSMFGPVDEIDDLHDTDIPLHYCVTPDKVYQFAPPATNGQ; the protein is encoded by the coding sequence ATGCTTAAACGAGAAGCCCGTGCCGAATCGCTGCGGATGCGCGAAACATTGAAGGGGCCGGACGTCGACAAGAAGAGCAAGACCATTTGCCAACGTTTCATCGATAAATTCGGGCCACAACTCAGCCAGACACGGGTACTGCACGTTTTCCTCTCGATGCCGATCCGCAAGGAGGTCAACACCAATTACATCATCGAAGCGATTGAACAAGACTACGCCAACGTTCAGTTAGTGACTTCCTACATCACCGACTTCGAAAATTCGGTGATGCAAACCACGCGTTTTAAGCTTTCGGACGAGCTGATTTCGAACAAATGGGGCGTTCCGGAACCCATCGAAGTATGGCCGGTCGACGCGAAAGAGATCGACCTAGTTTTGATCCCCCTGCTGGCGTTCGACAAACAGGGCCATCGCGTAGGCTACGGGAAGGCCTTCTACGATCGTTTTTTGCACCATTGCCGCCCAGATGCGCTGCGCATCGGCGTTTCCATGTTCGGCCCGGTCGACGAAATCGACGACCTGCACGACACCGACATTCCGCTACACTACTGTGTGACGCCCGACAAAGTCTACCAGTTTGCGCCACCCGCGACCAACGGGCAATAA
- a CDS encoding DUF6624 domain-containing protein, producing MKTSFVWIGMLLCWQIGYGQLGYPGGGVLTVEEEELRFRILQLRDERAGLEESRLEIFRLEGPHSTTYQQVMQEIARTLAEQTDELFQIVSRYGWPDRTLVGDDGATAFWLLVKGADLEFQKVCVPLLVRAAREGRVNPLQAAVLQDQVLIQQHKKQWYGTQFFYEEETGKVTLFPVAVLEDLNHRRASLHLEPIEDYLRKWQREQDNLALQEMQ from the coding sequence ATGAAAACGTCGTTTGTCTGGATTGGAATGTTGCTGTGTTGGCAAATTGGGTATGGGCAGTTGGGTTACCCGGGGGGCGGTGTGCTCACCGTGGAGGAGGAAGAATTGCGTTTTCGGATCTTGCAATTGCGCGACGAGCGCGCGGGCCTGGAAGAGTCGCGCCTGGAGATTTTCCGATTGGAAGGTCCGCACTCCACGACGTATCAGCAAGTGATGCAGGAAATAGCCCGAACGCTGGCCGAACAGACCGACGAGTTGTTTCAGATCGTGTCGCGCTATGGCTGGCCCGACCGCACGCTGGTTGGTGACGACGGGGCCACGGCCTTCTGGCTGTTGGTTAAAGGAGCCGACCTGGAATTTCAGAAGGTGTGCGTGCCATTACTGGTACGTGCTGCCCGCGAAGGGCGGGTAAATCCGCTGCAGGCGGCCGTTTTGCAAGACCAGGTGCTGATTCAGCAACACAAAAAGCAGTGGTACGGAACGCAGTTTTTCTACGAGGAAGAGACCGGCAAAGTCACGTTGTTTCCGGTCGCCGTGCTGGAAGACCTGAACCACCGCCGCGCCAGCCTGCACCTGGAGCCCATCGAAGACTACCTCCGCAAGTGGCAACGGGAGCAGGACAACCTGGCGCTCCAGGAAATGCAGTAA
- a CDS encoding YihY/virulence factor BrkB family protein, which yields MSKRKILIRRGKGAWAFVQEMYEEWINDNCFKLAAALSYYTIFSLPPIIIIVIYSAGTVYGRDAFSGEIFDNLSALIGDEAALGVQKIVENAYLEESKFIPRLIGVGTLVFSATILFATVQDSLNLIWGVRAKPERGFLYFLISRVLSFAMVLACGALLLLFLVFNTLLVAFRNLIEDVIKGYSVYLLEGMQYVLTFAILTLVFAAMFKFLPDVRLKWRFVWRGAILTSVLFSIGKSLISIYLGQSDYDSTYGATASMVILILWVNYSAWIFFIGAEFIYVYMRRRGEYIVPAKNAVRVVRQEIEDPSRYEEALIAGTRSKHEDDEDFSTE from the coding sequence ATGTCCAAACGAAAGATTCTGATTCGCCGCGGCAAAGGTGCCTGGGCCTTCGTGCAGGAGATGTACGAAGAGTGGATCAACGACAACTGCTTTAAGCTGGCGGCCGCACTTTCGTATTACACCATTTTTTCGTTGCCGCCCATCATCATCATCGTGATTTATTCGGCCGGGACCGTCTACGGTCGGGACGCGTTCAGCGGCGAGATTTTCGACAACCTGAGCGCCCTGATCGGCGACGAAGCGGCACTGGGCGTGCAGAAGATCGTGGAAAACGCTTACCTAGAAGAGTCGAAGTTTATTCCCCGCCTGATCGGGGTCGGTACGCTGGTTTTCTCGGCCACCATTCTGTTTGCCACCGTGCAGGATTCGCTCAACCTGATCTGGGGCGTGCGTGCCAAACCCGAACGCGGGTTTCTGTATTTCCTGATCAGCCGTGTGTTGTCGTTCGCCATGGTGTTGGCCTGTGGCGCCCTTCTGCTGCTTTTTCTGGTCTTCAATACGCTGCTGGTGGCGTTCCGCAACCTGATCGAAGACGTGATCAAAGGGTATTCGGTGTATTTGCTGGAAGGGATGCAGTACGTGCTGACGTTCGCCATTCTGACGCTGGTCTTTGCGGCCATGTTCAAGTTTCTGCCCGACGTCCGCCTCAAGTGGCGGTTTGTGTGGCGCGGGGCGATCCTGACGTCCGTGCTGTTTTCGATCGGGAAATCGCTGATCAGCATTTACCTCGGGCAAAGCGACTATGACTCTACGTACGGGGCCACGGCCTCCATGGTCATTCTGATCCTGTGGGTGAACTACTCGGCCTGGATATTTTTCATCGGAGCGGAGTTTATCTACGTCTACATGCGCCGACGGGGCGAGTACATCGTCCCGGCCAAAAATGCGGTGCGGGTGGTGCGGCAGGAGATCGAAGATCCTTCCCGCTACGAAGAGGCGCTCATTGCCGGAACGCGCTCCAAACACGAAGACGACGAAGATTTTTCGACGGAGTAG